Proteins co-encoded in one Methanosarcinales archaeon Met12 genomic window:
- the cdhD gene encoding CO dehydrogenase/acetyl-CoA synthase subunit delta — protein sequence MTDITKLIEALKQAEQIEMENIEIIADELELMVSPLSVLPALQKAVEDVPRYSVQIFEKPPVNYRGEVTSVKLGNTKAEGGTRSHSITVGGDKAMPFESGNPSKPAVAFDVFDMKIPLPGPVRMHFEEVLEDPVEWAKLCVDKYGADMVTIHLISTDPGIKDTTAREAAKTVEELLQAVKVPMIIGGSGNPDKDPEVLKKAAEAAQGERCLINSVGMNLDYKKIGSACLDNGHAVLSWTQLDVNNQKTMNKRLFELGLKKEDIIMDPTTAPLGYGLEFSFSTMEKIRLAALKGDDDLQMPIASGTTNAWGAREAWMKAPEWGDREKRGPLWEAVTAMSLWLAGCNLFMMICPTSIELFKSMVDVLTSDKKEIVDVTNWIGL from the coding sequence ATGACGGATATAACCAAACTTATTGAAGCACTGAAGCAAGCAGAGCAAATCGAGATGGAAAACATCGAGATAATCGCCGATGAACTGGAGTTGATGGTCAGCCCACTTTCAGTTTTACCCGCATTACAAAAGGCGGTCGAAGACGTTCCCAGATATAGTGTGCAGATTTTTGAAAAACCTCCGGTAAACTACAGGGGAGAAGTTACCTCGGTGAAATTGGGAAATACAAAGGCAGAGGGCGGAACAAGGAGCCATTCCATAACGGTCGGCGGAGATAAAGCGATGCCATTTGAATCTGGAAATCCCTCCAAACCAGCAGTCGCCTTCGATGTCTTCGACATGAAGATACCTCTACCCGGTCCAGTCAGGATGCATTTCGAAGAGGTTTTAGAGGACCCAGTGGAGTGGGCAAAGCTGTGCGTCGACAAGTATGGTGCCGATATGGTGACCATACACCTGATAAGCACTGACCCAGGCATAAAGGACACAACAGCTCGAGAAGCGGCTAAAACGGTCGAGGAGCTATTGCAAGCCGTAAAAGTTCCCATGATAATAGGGGGCTCAGGCAATCCAGATAAGGACCCCGAAGTTTTGAAAAAAGCAGCAGAAGCTGCCCAGGGGGAGAGATGTCTGATTAACTCAGTTGGCATGAACTTGGATTATAAAAAAATCGGCAGTGCCTGCCTGGACAATGGTCATGCCGTATTATCCTGGACTCAATTGGACGTCAATAATCAAAAAACTATGAATAAACGCTTATTTGAACTTGGTCTTAAAAAAGAAGACATTATCATGGACCCCACTACTGCCCCCCTTGGATATGGGTTGGAATTTTCCTTCAGCACGATGGAGAAAATTAGATTGGCAGCACTGAAGGGCGATGATGATTTGCAGATGCCAATAGCTTCTGGAACGACCAATGCATGGGGTGCCAGGGAGGCTTGGATGAAAGCACCTGAATGGGGTGACCGTGAGAAGAGAGGGCCTTTGTGGGAGGCTGTAACTGCCATGTCGCTGTGGTTGGCTGGGTGCAACCTTTTCATGATGATATGTCCAACTTCCATAGAACTTTTCAAGAGCATGGTTGATGTGCTGACTAGCGACAAGAAAGAGATAGTCGACGTCACGAACTGGATAGGGCTGTGA
- a CDS encoding type II toxin-antitoxin system HicA family toxin — MPKLRKVSGEKVIRILCNKMGFEIGGKTGSHVRLSKMAPTGKVGTVVPIHKELKIGTLKGVLKLAKVDEDEFSKYL, encoded by the coding sequence GTGCCAAAACTTAGGAAAGTTTCAGGAGAAAAAGTAATCAGAATTCTTTGTAACAAAATGGGATTTGAGATTGGTGGTAAAACTGGTAGCCATGTTAGGTTATCAAAAATGGCTCCCACGGGAAAAGTAGGAACTGTTGTTCCTATACACAAAGAGCTGAAAATAGGGACACTGAAAGGAGTTCTAAAATTGGCAAAAGTAGATGAAGATGAGTTTTCTAAATATCTATAA
- the acsC gene encoding acetyl-CoA decarbonylase/synthase complex subunit gamma, whose product MRKKAGPLDIYKYLPKINCKKCGEKTCMAFSSQLIERKVELKDCPHLKRESFKALEEILAPAVREVVFGKPTVSVGGEKVLYRHELTYFNQTAIAIDIHDEMGKEELSKRIEFVNNFAHERIGETLTLQAIAIRNRSGDVEKFDKCVEETAKRTKKALILCSWNSESLDKALRIVGDKKPLVYAATKNTWKEVGELAVKYNCPVVAFADNDISELKSVVNALQRMGINDIVIDPGSHLDSCTLNNFVMLRRSATNEDKVLNRPILGIPAAVYLQSGDGLKEAMAASLMMAKYADLIILHNIEIWALLPNITLRQNLYTDPRRPVRVEAGLKEFGSPDENSPVLLTTNFALTYYTVASDIESAKVDCYLIVLDTNGIGVEAAVAGRQLSASRVKKVIDETGIEKKIRHKKMVIPGLAARISGELEQLSGWKVLIGPKDSSEIGRFIERER is encoded by the coding sequence GTGAGAAAAAAAGCGGGTCCTCTAGATATTTATAAATATTTACCAAAAATCAACTGTAAAAAATGTGGTGAGAAGACCTGCATGGCCTTCAGCTCTCAGTTGATCGAGAGAAAGGTCGAACTCAAGGATTGTCCACATCTAAAAAGAGAGAGCTTCAAGGCTTTAGAAGAAATTCTTGCTCCAGCTGTTAGAGAGGTAGTTTTTGGGAAGCCCACCGTTAGTGTAGGAGGGGAGAAAGTCCTCTACAGGCATGAACTGACGTATTTTAACCAAACTGCCATCGCCATAGATATTCACGATGAGATGGGCAAAGAGGAATTGTCGAAAAGGATAGAATTTGTAAACAATTTTGCGCATGAGAGAATCGGCGAGACGCTTACTCTGCAGGCGATTGCGATAAGAAACAGGTCAGGGGACGTTGAAAAGTTCGATAAATGCGTCGAAGAAACGGCAAAGCGGACGAAAAAAGCACTGATACTGTGTTCCTGGAATTCTGAATCTCTGGACAAAGCCCTGAGAATCGTGGGAGATAAAAAACCATTGGTCTATGCGGCGACAAAGAATACCTGGAAGGAGGTTGGAGAACTGGCCGTAAAATACAATTGCCCTGTAGTGGCCTTCGCAGATAACGATATTTCTGAACTAAAATCCGTTGTAAACGCCTTACAAAGAATGGGCATAAATGACATCGTCATCGATCCTGGTTCTCATCTGGACTCCTGCACGCTAAACAATTTCGTGATGCTGAGAAGAAGCGCTACGAACGAAGATAAAGTGCTCAATCGTCCGATACTGGGCATACCTGCAGCCGTTTATTTGCAGAGTGGAGACGGACTCAAGGAGGCAATGGCCGCCTCTTTGATGATGGCCAAATATGCTGACCTGATTATATTACACAATATTGAAATATGGGCATTGCTTCCAAACATCACCCTGAGACAAAACCTGTACACAGACCCGAGACGGCCTGTTAGAGTTGAAGCAGGCTTAAAAGAATTCGGCTCCCCAGATGAGAACTCGCCAGTATTGTTGACGACGAACTTTGCTTTGACTTATTATACCGTTGCGTCAGACATCGAATCCGCTAAGGTCGACTGTTACTTAATCGTCCTGGATACGAATGGAATTGGCGTCGAAGCCGCGGTTGCAGGTAGACAATTAAGTGCGTCGAGGGTAAAAAAAGTCATCGATGAAACCGGGATTGAGAAAAAAATAAGGCACAAGAAGATGGTCATTCCAGGCCTTGCGGCGCGAATTTCCGGAGAATTGGAACAGTTGAGTGGATGGAAAGTGCTCATCGGACCAAAGGACTCATCAGAAATAGGTAGATTCATAGAAAGGGAGCGGTAA
- a CDS encoding AAA family ATPase, producing the protein MRILAVSGKGGVGKTMLAALIIRKMVRDGEKNILAIDADPDFNLPGMLGVSVKSTVGDIKEELLTKQSQLPPGYSKDKWLEYRVFEIIAETPDFDILVMGRPEGPGCYCSVNNILRWIIDSMTKSYDHVIIDAEAGLEHISRKTTLGVDDMIIVTDMSQHGFDTAERISELAGELDARFKHLYLVVNRVSAGHEKAIIDRAKSFGPEFLGTIPYDVHIEEYLFAGKSLLDLEECNATKAVETIMDKLS; encoded by the coding sequence ATGAGGATTCTTGCCGTATCCGGTAAGGGTGGAGTAGGGAAAACCATGCTCGCCGCCCTCATAATCAGAAAAATGGTGAGAGACGGCGAAAAAAATATCCTGGCAATAGATGCCGACCCTGACTTTAATTTACCAGGCATGTTGGGAGTGTCTGTTAAAAGCACTGTTGGGGATATCAAGGAAGAATTGTTGACAAAGCAATCCCAACTGCCGCCAGGATACTCCAAGGACAAGTGGCTGGAATATAGGGTATTTGAGATAATTGCAGAGACGCCTGATTTCGACATCCTGGTGATGGGGCGGCCAGAAGGACCTGGATGCTACTGTTCGGTAAACAACATACTCAGATGGATAATAGATTCGATGACGAAGAGTTACGACCATGTCATCATCGACGCCGAGGCCGGTCTGGAGCATATAAGTAGAAAGACCACCCTGGGCGTAGACGATATGATCATAGTGACGGACATGTCTCAACATGGATTTGACACGGCAGAGAGGATAAGTGAGCTGGCCGGCGAACTTGATGCCAGGTTCAAACACTTATATTTAGTGGTAAATAGAGTGAGCGCAGGGCATGAGAAGGCAATCATCGACAGGGCAAAATCCTTCGGACCAGAGTTTTTAGGAACGATTCCCTACGACGTTCATATCGAGGAATATCTCTTCGCAGGAAAGTCTTTACTGGATTTAGAAGAGTGCAACGCAACAAAAGCCGTAGAAACCATCATGGACAAATTGTCCTGA
- a CDS encoding cytochrome c biogenesis CcdA family protein codes for MMSLPLPALAFLAGMASIVSPCILPIIPAIVAYSIDGDKYRPAIIVFGLSISFTILGVITSAVGYAIQAHIDYLRVLSGVIILSMGFLLVFDLPIKSGGVEAKVAPFLDRVQSRGIIGGLLFGSALGLVWIPCIGPILAAILMIVAVEGNIVTGGFLLFIYSLGLGLPMLVIAYLPRLSMKFVRVGTKKGVTIRRMAGAVLMATGFYFLLSFMRYVGGW; via the coding sequence ATGATGTCACTTCCATTGCCAGCACTCGCTTTCCTGGCCGGTATGGCAAGTATTGTCTCGCCATGTATCCTGCCAATAATTCCTGCTATAGTAGCATATTCTATCGATGGAGACAAGTATCGTCCCGCAATAATAGTATTTGGCCTATCCATATCGTTCACGATTCTTGGCGTAATAACATCGGCAGTCGGATACGCGATACAGGCTCACATCGACTACCTGCGGGTTCTTTCTGGAGTCATAATTTTGAGTATGGGATTCCTTCTCGTGTTTGACTTACCCATTAAGTCAGGTGGTGTCGAGGCCAAAGTAGCACCGTTTCTTGATAGAGTCCAATCGAGAGGGATAATTGGCGGACTTTTATTTGGATCTGCACTTGGACTGGTATGGATTCCATGTATAGGCCCCATCCTTGCGGCAATCCTCATGATAGTTGCAGTCGAGGGCAATATCGTCACAGGGGGCTTTTTGTTGTTTATATATTCACTTGGACTTGGGTTGCCGATGCTCGTGATAGCCTACTTGCCAAGACTCTCCATGAAGTTTGTGCGTGTTGGAACTAAGAAGGGGGTTACGATAAGGCGCATGGCTGGTGCCGTATTAATGGCGACTGGATTTTATTTCCTGCTCAGCTTCATGCGATACGTGGGCGGCTGGTGA
- a CDS encoding thioredoxin family protein: protein MVMKGRVIIAIVLTMAISGCIHGGEVDYANKIDVALKDGPVVAYFYSDWCPACAPQKPIIEELDKEHGGDVTFILINIDEDATAMRKYDIRRIPTTIVFASGESYMRHVGVTDKETLNTSIQWAMLNRGPGL from the coding sequence ATGGTGATGAAAGGACGGGTTATCATTGCCATCGTTTTGACCATGGCCATATCTGGATGTATCCACGGCGGGGAAGTAGATTATGCGAACAAGATTGATGTTGCATTAAAAGATGGTCCGGTCGTCGCATATTTTTATTCAGATTGGTGTCCAGCGTGCGCGCCGCAGAAGCCAATCATCGAAGAGTTGGATAAAGAGCATGGTGGAGATGTGACGTTCATACTGATAAATATAGATGAGGATGCCACGGCGATGCGGAAATATGACATAAGACGCATCCCAACGACGATTGTGTTCGCTAGTGGTGAAAGTTATATGAGACATGTCGGCGTAACGGACAAGGAGACGTTGAATACTTCCATCCAGTGGGCAATGTTGAATCGCGGTCCGGGATTATGA
- a CDS encoding type II toxin-antitoxin system HicB family antitoxin, with amino-acid sequence MQTFTAVLHKEEDMYVAECPEVGTVSQGETIEEAIANLKEATELYLDEFPLKEKERKTLMTTFECQNLGKFQEKK; translated from the coding sequence ATGCAGACGTTTACAGCAGTATTACATAAAGAAGAGGATATGTATGTGGCAGAGTGCCCAGAAGTTGGCACAGTCAGCCAAGGGGAGACTATTGAGGAGGCTATAGCTAATCTTAAGGAGGCTACTGAGCTTTATTTGGATGAATTTCCGTTAAAGGAAAAAGAGAGAAAAACGTTGATGACAACGTTTGAGTGCCAAAACTTAGGAAAGTTTCAGGAGAAAAAGTAA